A genome region from Dreissena polymorpha isolate Duluth1 chromosome 16, UMN_Dpol_1.0, whole genome shotgun sequence includes the following:
- the LOC127862793 gene encoding uncharacterized protein LOC127862793 isoform X1 → MQQPIDYSLGCNELHKYFNKIKRLHKRSICNMSGRCSNCGRKMQVSEDRNHEEICRNIVQCKNCGQLVDSTMTRTHDTFLCPESNIWLLKCEWSPMTPFIEPRHDLLNASVSDQNHVAIRNLSESHSLINTQRTGDDHDKNTTNTTSSENCISKKLAETEALLFKPNHFNLSAASPECRTSHLESPPTCEPSTIDPVSSISICSVSSGLATPARRRLFNELGSSGDESVGDFQPVCRLSSFYEK, encoded by the exons ATGCAACAGCCAATAGACTATTCTTTGGGCTGTAATGAACTTCAtaagtatttcaacaaaataaag CGGCTACATAAACGGAGCATATGCAACATGTCCGGCAGGTGTTCAAACTGTGGCAGGAAGATGCAAGTATCCGAAGATCGAAATCACGAGGAAATTTGTCGTAATATTGTGCAGTGCAAAAACTGTGGGCAACTTGTCGATAG TACCATGACACGGACACACGACACGTTCCTGTGTCCGGAAAGCAATATATGGCTGTTGAAATGTGAATGGTCGCCAATGACACCCTTCATTGAG cCTCGCCATGACTTGTTGAACGCCAGTGTTTCCGATCAAAATCATGTTGCTATAAGAAACCTAAGCGAATCTCATTCGTTGATAAATACACAACGGACTGGTGACGATCACGACAAAAATACAACCAATACTACGTCATCggaaaattgtatttcaaagaaaTTGGCTG AGACCGAAGCCTTGCTTTTCAAGCCTAACCATTTTAACCTTTCCGCTGCGTCCCCTGAATGCAGAACATCGCATCTAGAATCGCCGCCGACATGTGAGCCCTCAACGATAGACCCCGTCTCGTCGATTTCTATATGCTCCGTCTCGTCGGGTTTGGCAACGCCTGCCCGTCGGCGATTGTTCAATGAACTCGGTTCGTCGGGCGATGAATCAGTTGGCGATTTTCAGCCAGTCTGTAGACTGTCTTCTTTTTATGAAAAATGA
- the LOC127862793 gene encoding uncharacterized protein LOC127862793 isoform X2, with the protein MSGRCSNCGRKMQVSEDRNHEEICRNIVQCKNCGQLVDSTMTRTHDTFLCPESNIWLLKCEWSPMTPFIEPRHDLLNASVSDQNHVAIRNLSESHSLINTQRTGDDHDKNTTNTTSSENCISKKLAETEALLFKPNHFNLSAASPECRTSHLESPPTCEPSTIDPVSSISICSVSSGLATPARRRLFNELGSSGDESVGDFQPVCRLSSFYEK; encoded by the exons ATGTCCGGCAGGTGTTCAAACTGTGGCAGGAAGATGCAAGTATCCGAAGATCGAAATCACGAGGAAATTTGTCGTAATATTGTGCAGTGCAAAAACTGTGGGCAACTTGTCGATAG TACCATGACACGGACACACGACACGTTCCTGTGTCCGGAAAGCAATATATGGCTGTTGAAATGTGAATGGTCGCCAATGACACCCTTCATTGAG cCTCGCCATGACTTGTTGAACGCCAGTGTTTCCGATCAAAATCATGTTGCTATAAGAAACCTAAGCGAATCTCATTCGTTGATAAATACACAACGGACTGGTGACGATCACGACAAAAATACAACCAATACTACGTCATCggaaaattgtatttcaaagaaaTTGGCTG AGACCGAAGCCTTGCTTTTCAAGCCTAACCATTTTAACCTTTCCGCTGCGTCCCCTGAATGCAGAACATCGCATCTAGAATCGCCGCCGACATGTGAGCCCTCAACGATAGACCCCGTCTCGTCGATTTCTATATGCTCCGTCTCGTCGGGTTTGGCAACGCCTGCCCGTCGGCGATTGTTCAATGAACTCGGTTCGTCGGGCGATGAATCAGTTGGCGATTTTCAGCCAGTCTGTAGACTGTCTTCTTTTTATGAAAAATGA
- the LOC127862793 gene encoding uncharacterized protein LOC127862793 isoform X3, whose amino-acid sequence MQVSEDRNHEEICRNIVQCKNCGQLVDSTMTRTHDTFLCPESNIWLLKCEWSPMTPFIEPRHDLLNASVSDQNHVAIRNLSESHSLINTQRTGDDHDKNTTNTTSSENCISKKLAETEALLFKPNHFNLSAASPECRTSHLESPPTCEPSTIDPVSSISICSVSSGLATPARRRLFNELGSSGDESVGDFQPVCRLSSFYEK is encoded by the exons ATGCAAGTATCCGAAGATCGAAATCACGAGGAAATTTGTCGTAATATTGTGCAGTGCAAAAACTGTGGGCAACTTGTCGATAG TACCATGACACGGACACACGACACGTTCCTGTGTCCGGAAAGCAATATATGGCTGTTGAAATGTGAATGGTCGCCAATGACACCCTTCATTGAG cCTCGCCATGACTTGTTGAACGCCAGTGTTTCCGATCAAAATCATGTTGCTATAAGAAACCTAAGCGAATCTCATTCGTTGATAAATACACAACGGACTGGTGACGATCACGACAAAAATACAACCAATACTACGTCATCggaaaattgtatttcaaagaaaTTGGCTG AGACCGAAGCCTTGCTTTTCAAGCCTAACCATTTTAACCTTTCCGCTGCGTCCCCTGAATGCAGAACATCGCATCTAGAATCGCCGCCGACATGTGAGCCCTCAACGATAGACCCCGTCTCGTCGATTTCTATATGCTCCGTCTCGTCGGGTTTGGCAACGCCTGCCCGTCGGCGATTGTTCAATGAACTCGGTTCGTCGGGCGATGAATCAGTTGGCGATTTTCAGCCAGTCTGTAGACTGTCTTCTTTTTATGAAAAATGA